A stretch of the Salminus brasiliensis chromosome 23, fSalBra1.hap2, whole genome shotgun sequence genome encodes the following:
- the tstd3 gene encoding thiosulfate sulfurtransferase/rhodanese-like domain-containing protein 3, whose translation MALRGCCRLTRCLVRVVESRNAFFTGSVGLKSAGCLQYSCAIGKQGHPWRSLSSASQSSAVVTYEELKKLLVARSGVVIDVREPWELREYGNIPGSINVPLEQVNGALQLEPEEFKEKYGGDMPSTTENIVFTCLAGMRSVKALQTAMSLGYSNAQHYPGGWQDWAKHEILQTKE comes from the exons ATGGCGTTGAGGGGCTGCTGTCGGCTGACAAGGTGCTTGGTGCGTGTGGTGGAGAGCAGAAACGCCTTCTTTACCGGATCGGTTGGTCTGAAATCAGCGGGATGTTTACAAT ACAGCTGTGCCATTGGAAAGCAGGGGCATCCATGGAGAAGCCTCTCTTCAGCCAGCCAGTCTTCAGCAGTGGTCACTTATGAGGAGTTGAAGAAGCTGCTTGTAGCCAGGTCAGGTGTTGTGATAGATGTGCGAGAGCCATGGGAACTCAGGGAGTATGGCAATATCCCCGGGTCCATCAATGTCCCCT TGGAGCAGGTCAACGGTGCTCTCCAACTGGAGCCCGAGGAGTTTAAGGAAAAGTACGGAGGAGACATGCCATCAACCACTGAAAACATCGTCTTCACCTGCCTGGCAGGAATGAGGAGCGTCAAAGCTTTACAAACTGCCATGTCTTTAGGATATTCCAA CGCACAGCACTACCCAGGAGGGTGGCAAGACTGGGCCAAACATGAAATACTGCAGACCAAAGAATGA
- the LOC140546041 gene encoding desmin, translated as MSRSPERISSYRRHFEDTTTSSYQVRVSSPSPVRRDAGRCRSASYSRTAAAAAASSSSMAVGRRTLSSTRSRPLMTGVGVGAVCVSAGGAAIDLDAVTAENQEFLSTRTGERKEMVALNDRLAAYIEKVRSLEQQNKLLETEIESLQNRFLKPTGLRMLYEEQLKELRRIADQMRIQRDMAIAAKDAVAGQLEMIKVKYEEAVELRKKAELEIEAFRPDVDAATSARIALEKQLDNLEVEIVFLQRVHKEEIEELMKQIFSAHASVQDAYSLPDLAGALQQVQLQYEDIASKNLQDMDSWYRTKFDDLSNKSTRHVDAVRSVREEIAGAKKDIQGKERNLDSMKTKNEALEAQLRETQERHRKELEGLQARIEALQLELKSTKEKIALHLREYQDLLNVKMGLELEITTYRKLIEGEDSRITTMVQGMRTMSLMAAGSIGAISGGLGAIGGGLGAVGGGLGAMDAGTAGVLGARGGIAGGVGALGALGGDTAGGVGALGARGGIAGGVGAGAAGLGGGFGAGVGEGTTIDYSKEQAVEMTERKTVLIRTVKAEDDTVQRDMQERTYSISGAAQDEEEE; from the exons ATGAGCCGCAGCCCAGAAAGAATTTCATCCTACCGCCGTCACTTTGAGGACACCACCACCTCGTCCTACCAGGTGCGGGTCAGCAGCCCCTCTCCAGTCAGGAGGGACGCAGGAAGGTGCCGTTCAGCTAGTTACTCCCGCacagcggcggcagcagcagccagcagcagcagtatgGCTGTAGGCCGCAGGACGTTGTCTAGCACCCGCAGCAGGCCTCTAATGACCGG TGTGGGGGTGGGCGCAGTGTGCGTAAGTGCTGGAGGAGCAGCGATTGATCTGGATGCCGTCACTGCAGAAAACCAGGAGTTCCTCAGCACCAGGAccggagagagaaaggagatggTGGCATTAAACGACCGACTGGCAGCCTACATCGAAAAG GTTCGTTCTCTGGAgcagcagaataaacttctggAGACAGAGATCGAATCCCTTCAGAACCGCTTCCTGAAGCCCACAGGTCTGCGCATGCTGTATGAGGAGCAGCTGAAGGAGCTCCGCAGAATTGCTGACCAAATGAGAATTCAGCGG GATATGGCCATTGCTGCTAAAGATGCGGTGGCTGGTCAGCTGGAGATGATTAAGGTGAAGTATGAGGAGGCAGTGGAGCTGAGGAAGAAGGCCGAGCTGGAAATCGAGGCCTTCCGTCCA gatgttgaTGCTGCAACCTCTGCTCGCATCGCGCTGGAAAAGCAGTTGGACAACCTGGAGGTGGAGATCGTGTTCCTTCAGCGGGTTCACAAAGAG GAAATTGAGGAGCTGATGAAGCAGATCTTTTCAGCCCATGCTTCGGTCCAGGACGCTTACTCTCTCCCAGACCTTGCCGGCGCTCTCCAACAAGTCCAGCTTCAGTATGAAGACATCGCAAGCAAAAACCTACAG GACATGGACTCGTGGTACAGAACTAAATTTGACGACCTCAGCAACAAGTCTACGCGGCATGTCGATGCCGTACGGAGCGTGAGAGAAGAAATCGCAGGCGCCAAGAAAGAT ATTCAAGGTAAGGAACGCAACTTGGATTCCATGAAGACCAAGAATGAAGCTCTAGAAGCTCAGCTCCGCGAGACACAGGAGAGACACCGGAAAGAGCTGGAGGGGTTGCAG GCCAGAATCGAGGCCCTGCAGCTGGAACTGAAGTCCACCAAAGAGAAGATTGCTCTTCACCTCCGCGAGTATCAGGACCTCCTCAATGTTAAGATGGGCCTGGAGCTTGAAATCACCACCTACAG GAAGCTGATTGAAGGTGAAGATTCTCGTATCACCACCATGGTACAGGGAATGCGGACCATGTCTCTGATGGCCGCTGGTAGCATTGGGGCTATCAGCGGCGGTCTGGGGGCTATTGGCGGTGGCCTGGGGGCTGTCGGTGGCGGCCTGGGGGCCATGGATGCTGGTACTGCAGGAGTCCTGGGGGCCAGAGGCGGTATTGCAGGGGGTGTGGGAGCCCTGGGTGCCTTGGGCGGAGATACTGCAGGAGGCGTTGGAGCTCTGGGGGCCAGAGGTGGTATTGCAGGAGGAGTTGGAGCAGGTGCCGCAGGGCTGGGAGGAGGTTTCGGTGCAGGAGTTGGAGAGGGCACAACTATTGATTACAGCAAAGAACAGGCGGTGGAGATGACTGAGAGGAAGACTGTGCTGATTAG AACAGTTAAAGCAGAAGACGACACAGTCCAGAGGGACATGCAGGAGAGGACCTACTCCATATCTGGAGCTGCACAGGACGAAGAGGAGGAGTGA